In one Leptidea sinapis chromosome 25, ilLepSina1.1, whole genome shotgun sequence genomic region, the following are encoded:
- the LOC126972196 gene encoding BAG family molecular chaperone regulator 2, which translates to MEVDQSTADWPQLLESSRLPLIDETSALGHQAPKDRLITILDQVEMRVERLRRDTVRIEEEKDSLLSTLDSIKHSELLGDISECDKDDIARYADRILARALTVEVAVRTDRDAQQEEALHQVNLYIDQLVMTVQEDAVLAHTRCQTYMNACTSHPDSAGTDKNFETAILGCTLDDQKRIKKRLQGLLEYFAKLNVTSYS; encoded by the exons ATGGAGGTCGATCAGTCCACGGCGGATTGGCCGCAACTCTTGGAGAGCTCCCGACTACCCCTGATTGATGAAACGTCTGCTCTAGGACATCAAGCTCCGAAAGACAG atTGATTACCATCTTAGACCAAGTAGAAATGCGAGTAGAGAGGCTTCGAAGAGATACTGTTAGAATTGAAGAAGAGAAAGATTCCCTTTTATCCACGTTGGATAGTATTAAGCATTCCGAACTACTTGGTGATATATCTGAAT GTGATAAAGATGATATTGCAAGGTATGCTGATAGAATCCTTGCCAGAGCTTTGACAGTTGAGGTTGCAGTCCGTACAGACAGAGATGCACAGCAGGAAGAAGCATTGCATcag GTGAACCTGTACATTGACCAGCTGGTGATGACGGTGCAGGAGGACGCGGTGTTAGCGCACACCCGCTGCCAGACGTACATGAACGCGTGCACGTCGCACCCGGACTCCGCCGGCACCGACAAGAACTTCGAGACAGCGATCCTTGGCTGCACACTGGACGACCAGAAGCGTATCAAGAAGCGACTGCAAGGTCTGCTCGAGTACTTCGCGAAGCTCAACGTGACGTCGTACTCGTGA
- the LOC126972192 gene encoding ras-related protein Rab-23: MREEELEVALKVVIVGDGGVGKSSMIQRYCRGTFTRDYKKTIGVDFLERQIEIDGEEVRLMLWDTAGQEEFDAITKAYYRGAHACVLAFSTTDRDSFLALHSWKLKVENECGEIPTIIVQNKIDLMDQCVVGPDEAELVARALGCRLMRASVKEDVNVGAVFRALAARCLANMRRDYETELTTPTIAPVIGTFTNHNSNGTILLRPTKHRNGSKKKNVLRNACRIL; the protein is encoded by the exons ATGCGCGAGGAGGAGTTGGAAGTGGCCCTCAAGGTGGTGATCGTAGGTGATGGCGGTGTGGGCAAGTCCAGCATGATACAGCGCTACTGCCGAGGAACCTTCACCAGGGACTACAAGAAGACCATCGGCGTCGACTTCCTCGAACGACAAATTGA AATAGATGGTGAGGAAGTACGGCTGATGTTATGGGACACGGCGGGGCAGGAGGAGTTCGACGCTATCACCAAGGCGTACTATCGCGGGGCACATGCTTGTGTTCTGGCCTTCTCCACCACAGATAGAGACTCATTTCTTGCTCTGCACTCGTGGAAACTGAAG GTTGAAAACGAATGTGGAGAGATACCAACCATCatagttcaaaacaaaattgacTTAATGGACCAGTGTGTTGTTGGACC AGATGAAGCTGAACTAGTGGCCCGAGCGCTGGGCTGCCGACTGATGCGAGCCTCCGTGAAGGAAGATGTGAACGTCGGTGCCGTGTTCCGAGCGCTTGCTGCCAGATGTCTGGCGAACATGAGGCGGGATTATGAAACAGAGCTCACAACACCAACCATTGCTCCTGTTATAG gTACATTCACAAACCACAATAGTAATGGTACTATACTCCTGCGTCCAACAAAACATCGTAACGGCAGCAAAAAGAAGAACGTTCTAAGAAATGCGTGTCGAATACTGTGA